Proteins from a single region of Bombus pascuorum chromosome 5, iyBomPasc1.1, whole genome shotgun sequence:
- the LOC132906788 gene encoding glucose-induced degradation protein 4 homolog, with the protein MPVKVDVVPPPPANSKQPGVTKSLLYNGSRFQGSQKSKGNSYDVEVVLQHVDEENSYLCGYLKIKGLTEEFPTLTTFFDGEIISKKYPFLTRKWDADEDVDRKHWSKFESFRQYAKTFNSDTFDYEALKGTDFVFMRWKEHFLVPDHTIKDINGASFAGFYYICFQKSAATIEGFYYHRSSEWYQSLNLKHVPEHSIQIYEFR; encoded by the exons ATGCCGGTGAAAGTTGACGTAGTACCACCACCGCCCGCAAACTCAAAGCAGCCGGGTGTCACAAAATCTTTACTCTACAACGGTTCACGATTTCAAGGTTCTCAAAAGTCTAAAGGCAATAGTTACGACGTAGAAGTAGTTTTGCAG CACGTAGATGAAGAGAATAGCTATTTATGTggctatttaaaaattaaggGTCTTACAGAAGAATTTCCTACTTTAACTACATTCTTTGATGGTGAAATTATATCAAAGAAATATCCATTTTTAACTCGTAAATGGGATGCAGATGAAGATGTTGATAGAAAACATTGG agTAAATTTGAATCTTTTCGCCAGTATGCCAAAACATTTAATTCAGACACATTTGATTACGAGGCTTTGAAGGGAActgattttgtttttatgaGGTGGAAGGAACATTTTTTAGTTCCTGATCATACCATAAAAGATATCAACGGTGCTTCATTTGCAGGATTTTACTATATTTGCTTTCAAAAATCTGCTGCTACTATTGAAGGCTTTTATTATCATCGTAGTTCAGAGtg gtatcaatctttaaatttgaaacacgTCCCAGAACATAGCATACAAATCTACGAGTTCAGGTGA